From the genome of bacterium:
GGTGCATGCCCAGATCGTCGAAGACGCGTCGCGCCTGGAGGTAGGGATCGCCGGCGACCGGCGGCCCGGCGGGGACGTCGCGCTCCAGGTGGAAGCGGATCTCGCCGCTGGTCCGCAGTTCGGCGGCCGCGATGGCGTCCACGATGCGCGCCTGCTCCGCCTTGGCGAAGAAACGCCTGGGGATGTCGCTGCGCTGGTTCGTCATCTCACCAACCTCCACTGGCGCCGCCGCCGCCCGAGAAGCCGCCGCCCCCGCTGAAACCGCCCCCGCCCCCGAAACC
Proteins encoded in this window:
- a CDS encoding methanol dehydrogenase, which gives rise to GFGGGGGFSGGGGFSGGGGASGGW